The following coding sequences lie in one Arachis stenosperma cultivar V10309 chromosome 5, arast.V10309.gnm1.PFL2, whole genome shotgun sequence genomic window:
- the LOC130980166 gene encoding G-type lectin S-receptor-like serine/threonine-protein kinase At1g34300 has translation MFLRKHGLLLLLTTVVVLSATTTTTAISPGSTLSATSNQTWSSSSSTFFLGFVPVNPPTTPPTFTASIFYSGNSPVVWSAANATPVDSGASLRFLSSGTLRLLNGSGATVWDSGTANRGASSATLEDSGNLVISNGSRTPLWQSFDHPTDTLVPSQNFSSGKILRSGSYSFILKSNGNLTLYWNDSMLYWNHGLNSSVNAVSNPVLALQSIGILQLSDTNLTSAAIVAYSNDYAEGGSDVLRVLKLDNDGNLRIYTTSKGSGNPTAMWAAVEDQCEVYAYCGNYGICSYNASNPVCGCPSQNFEMVDPNDSRKGCRRKVSLNNCQGSATMLTLNHAQLLTYSPEVQSQVFYIGISACKGNCLSNTNGCFASTALGDGTGQCYLKSQDLVSGYVSPALPSTSYIKVCPPVLQNPPPSGVSVNHKSSRVPAWVVVVVVLGTLLALVAFEGGLWMWCCRNNKRFGALSAQYALLEYASGAPVQFSYKELERATKGFKEKLGAGGFGAVYRGILVNKTVAAVKQLEGIEQGEKQFRMEVATISSTHHLNLVRLIGFCSEGRHRLLVYEFMKNGSLDNFLFMSEEHSGKLLNWEYRYSVALGTARGITYLHEECRDCIVHCDIKPENILLDENYVSKVSDFGLAKLVNPKDHRHRTLTSVRGTRGYLAPEWLANLPITSKSDVYSYGMVLLEIVSGRRNFEVSEETNRKKFSIWAYEEFEKGNIIGIVDKRLADQEVDMAQVTRAIQASFWCIQEQPSHRPTMSRVVQMLEGVAEIERPPAPRLAMEGPVVSGTSTNISSNVSAFSTAAASPLGPSSSSSFQTSSVSTLTLGRNTEKVSSSLLQSEP, from the coding sequence atGTTCCTCAGAAAACACGGTCTCTTGTTGTTACTCACCACAGTTGTTGTCCTTTctgccaccaccaccaccaccgccaTATCACCAGGCTCCACCCTCTCAGCTACCTCCAATCAAACATGGAGTTCATCGAGCTCCACCTTCTTCTTAGGATTCGTCCCCGTCAACCCACCCACCACCCCTCCCACCTTCACCGCCTCCATCTTCTACTCCGGCAACTCCCCCGTCGTCTGGTCCGCCGCCAACGCCACGCCCGTCGACTCCGGAGCCTCCCTCCGCTTCCTATCCTCCGGCACCCTCCGTCTCCTCAACGGCTCCGGCGCCACCGTCTGGGACTCCGGCACGGCCAACCGCGGCGCCTCCTCCGCCACGCTTGAAGACAGTGGCAATTTGGTAATTTCCAACGGAAGCCGCACCCCTCTGTGGCAATCGTTCGACCACCCCACCGATACACTTGTCCCCTCTCAGAATTTCAGTTCCGGTAAGATTCTGAGATCTGGTTCTTACTCTTTTATCCTTAAGAGTAATGGGAATTTAACCCTGTATTGGAACGATAGCATGTTGTATTGGAACCATGGTTTGAATTCTTCTGTTAATGCTGTGAGTAATCCTGTTTTGGCGTTGCAATCCATTGGAATTTTGCAACTTTCTGATACAAATTTGACAAGTGCAGCTATTGTTGCTTATAGTAATGACTATGCTGAGGGTGGTAGTGATGTTTTGAGAGTTTTGAAATTGGATAATGATGGAAATTTGAGGATTTATACCACTTCCAAGGGTAGTGGAAACCCTACTGCTATGTGGGCTGCAGTTGAGGATCAGTGTGAGGTTTATGCTTATTGTGGGAACTATGGTATCTGTAGTTATAATGCTTCGAATCCCGTTTGTGGTTGCCCTTCTCAGAATTTTGAGATGGTGGATCCCAATGATAGTAGGAAAGGGTGTAGGAGGAAGGTGAGTCTCAACAATTGCCAAGGGAGTGCAACCATGTTGACCTTGAATCATGCTCAGTTGCTCACTTATTCCCCTGAGGTTCAGTCGCAGGTGTTCTACATCGGTATATCAGCTTGCAAAGGAAATTGTCTTTCCAACACTAACGGTTGTTTTGCTTCTACTGCCTTGGGGGATGGCACGGGGCAATGTTACTTGAAGTCGCAAGATTTGGTCTCCGGATATGTGAGTCCAGCACTGCCTAGCACTTCTTATATCAAGGTTTGTCCACCGGTGCTTCAGAATCCGCCACCTTCAGGGGTGTCTGTGAATCACAAGAGCTCGAGAGTACCGGCTTGGGTTGTGGTGGTTGTGGTTTTGGGCACTCTTCTAGCCTTGGTTGCCTTTGAAGGTGGTTTGTGGATGTGGTGTTGTAGGAACAACAAAAGGTTTGGTGCATTGTCTGCTCAGTATGCTCTCCTTGAGTATGCTTCTGGTGCGCCCGTCCAGTTCTCCTACAAGGAGCTTGAGCGCGCGACAAAGGGCTTCAAGGAGAAGCTTGGAGCTGGAGGATTTGGTGCTGTCTACAGAGGAATTCTTGTTAATAAAACCGTGGCTGCAGTGAAGCAACTCGAGGGCATCGAGCAAGGTGAGAAACAGTTTAGGATGGAAGTTGCTACCATTAGTAGCACTCATCATCTCAACTTGGTTAGGCTTATTGGCTTTTGCTCGGAAGGGCGCCACAGGCTTTTAGTTTATGAGTTCATGAAAAACGGTTCTCTAGATAATTTTCTATTCATGTCAGAGGAACATTCAGGAAAATTGTTGAATTGGGAATATCGATACAGCGTCGCTCTTGGCACTGCGAGGGGCATCACATACCTTCACGAGGAGTGTCGCGACTGCATAGTCCATTGTGATATAAAGCCTGAAAACATTCTCTTAGACGAGAATTATGTTTCTAAGGTATCTGACTTTGGTCTTGCAAAGCTTGTAAATCCAAAGGACCATAGGCATAGGACCTTGACCAGTGTGAGAGGAACCAGAGGATACTTAGCACCCGAGTGGCTTGCAAATCTTCCCATAACATCTAAGTCCGATGTTTACAGCTACGGCATGGTTTTGTTGGAGATTGTGAGTGGAAGGAGGAATTTCGAAGTCTCGGAGGAAACTAATAGGAAAAAGTTCTCCATTTGGGCTTATGAAGAGTTTGAGAAAGGCAACATCATTGGAATTGTGGACAAAAGGCTAGCCGACCAAGAAGTCGACATGGCGCAAGTGACAAGAGCCATTCAGGCAAGCTTTTGGTGCATCCAGGAGCAGCCCTCCCATAGACCGACCATGAGCAGAGTGGTTCAAATGCTTGAAGGCGTTGCTGAGATAGAGAGGCCGCCGGCACCAAGGTTGGCTATGGAAGGACCTGTTGTTAGTGGAACAAGCACAAACATAAGTAGCAATGTCAGTGCATTCTCCACAGCTGCAGCTTCACCCCTTGGTCCTTCGTCGTCGTCGTCATTTCAGACAAGCAGTGTCTCCACCTTAACCTTGGGAAGGAACACCGAGAAGGTATCTTCATCTCTCTTACAATCAGAACCATGA
- the LOC130980169 gene encoding protein WHAT'S THIS FACTOR 9, mitochondrial-like translates to MTMRRIILFSSSNRLQQPLRKQYNNLNHLRTLFEGTFKAVRDRGLDHSVEREKHLKPLISLKNLIKREPSKSLPISIITQNKESLQLPFRPIEFTRKYPSVFHEFLPVAAALNAPHIRLTPQALSIDSDEQLLYQSDGYKEQIANRLLKLLMISRIHKIPLSIIEHLKWDLGLPHDYLHGVIPEFPDYFRVVHEKSRAFRNDDDRVLELVCWSNELAVSVMEMKNKRKGSDFEFPVQFSTGFEMDRSYQRWLSQWQKLPYVSPYENAAHLSASSDESDRWVVGVLHEILHVLVPKKTEKDNLLIIGDCLGLRSRFKRALLQHPGIFYLSSKIGTQTVVLREGYKRGSLAESHPFMDLRSQYIHLMNTTIKEDGKDVKVVLAKINQDESNDKDLEEDDREIRGDRDESSEAEAEDANEDAFEGEDDSEDDDEEQPRRVNFKIAQSSWGRVVGRVKPIRDSKRERSAGRSTQKFRERNPSETSRRLQIRGRNKDVESSVQQSRSSKSRGKVIT, encoded by the exons ATGACGATGCGGCGGATCATCCTCTTCTCCAGCTCCAACCGCCTCCAACAGCCACTACGCAAACAGTACAACAACCTCAACCACCTCAGAACCCTATTCGAAGGCACCTTCAAGGCCGTCCGCGACCGTGGCCTCGACCACTCCGTCGAGAGAGAGAAGCACCTGAAGCCGCTCATCAGCCTCAAGAATCTCATCAAACGCGAACCCTCCAAATCCCTTCCCATCTCCATCATTACCCAAAACAAAGAATCCCTTCAATTGCCATTTCGCCCCATCGAATTCACCCGAAAATATCCCTCCGTCTTCCACGAATTCCTCCCAGTCGCCGCCGCCCTCAACGCCCCGCACATCCGCCTCACTCCGCAGGCCCTCTCGATCGACTCCGACGAGCAGCTCCTGTACCAAAGCGACGGTTACAAGGAACAGATCGCCAACCGCCTCTTGAAGCTCTTGATGATCTCCAGAATCCATAAGATCCCTCTCTCAATCATCGAACACCTCAAATGGGACCTCGGTCTTCCTCACGATTATCTTCACGGCGTTATTCCCGAGTTCCCTGATTACTTCCGTGTCGTCCATGAAAAATCCCGTGCATTTCGAAATGATGATGACAG GGTTTTGGAGCTGGTTTGTTGGAGCAATGAATTGGCAGTTTCGGTTATGGAGATGAAGAATAAGAGGAAAGGGAGTGATTTTGAGTTCCCGGTGCAGTTTTCGACTGGGTTTGAGATGGATAGGAGTTATCAGAGGTGGTTGAGTCAATGGCAGAAGCTGCCTTATGTCTCTCCTTATGAGAATGCAGCTCATCTATCAGCTTCTAGCGACGAATCCGATAGATGGGTCGTTGGTGTTTTGCATGAGATTCTTCATGTTTTGGTTCCTAAGAAGACTGAGAAGGACAATCTTTTAATCATTGGAGACTGTTTGGGTTTGAGGTCGAGGTTTAAGAGGGCGCTGCTTCAGCATCCTGGTATTTTCTATCTGTCTAGTAAAATTGGTACTCAAACAGTGGTTTTGAGGGAAGGTTACAAAAGGGGATCGTTGGCCGAAAGCCACCCATTTATGGATTTGAGGAGCCAGTATATTCACCTTATGAACACTACTATTAAGGAAGATGGGAAAGATGTTAAGGTAGTGCTAGCCAAAATCAACCAGGACGAGTCGAATGACAAGGACCTTGAAGAGGATGACAGGGAGATCAGAGGGGACAGGGATGAGTCGTCTGAAGCTGAAGCTGAGGATGCTAATGAGGATGCCTTTGAGGGCGAGGATGATTCTGAGGATGACGATGAAGAACAGCCTCGAAGAGTTAACTTTAAAATTGCACAGAGTAGTTGGGGCAGAGTAGTAGGGCGAGTGAAGCCTATAAGAGATTCTAAGAGAGAAAGATCAGCTGGGAGGTCAACTCAGAAATTTAGGGAGAGAAATCCATCAGAAACTTCTAGAAGATTACAAATAAGAGGTCGAAATAAAGATGTTGAGAGTTCTGTACAGCAATCAAGATCTTCTAAGAGCAGAGGGAAGGTTATTACCTAG